A window of Xenopus laevis strain J_2021 chromosome 1L, Xenopus_laevis_v10.1, whole genome shotgun sequence genomic DNA:
TATATCTGTAGCATTACTTGGCttatttatatccagtaacagatctgtagcctcctgcccatagatccttccctttaccccagtcacaatggcagctaagcctgtgagtaatgtctctgagatcagatccacatccagatcccctacagcagggacctttatatcatgtctctctctgcccccctcattatctgcagctccatgtgattcccattcctgtaggacagtgagtggatctgccatgttgcacagctcctcaatgtgacggatcttcctggacagctcgtccttctttatttccagctgctccatcagatcagtgagtgggagtgagagcttctctttctgcctggagatgtcactcaggagttgcttctctagggcttccagctgttccctgatgtctctaaacagggcagtgactctctctgtctcaccggctgctttttctgccacttctctcctgcgctcctgcagtctctgggctcctctctcagtctcctctctctctgacCTCAGTTTCTCCAGAACTTTCCtcagtttctctttcttcttctcagaggcctcactcagcagctccaccctgtggcccctgtgctctccAACCATATAACAGGAGACACAGATACAGACAGACTCCTCACAGCAGAAATACTTGAGGAGCTCATtgtgtacagaacattttctccCCATAAAGGAGTCGGTGGGTTGGGTCAGTACATGTTCTGCTGACTTGCTGTGCCCCCTCAGGTGGGTAtcacacagagaagcctcacacaggagacaggatttaGCAGCAGGTACAGGAGAGAGGACACAGTAGGTGCAGAAGATCCCAGTCTCCCCCGGCTGTGTCTCAGTTGGAAGGAATCTCTCTGCTATGTTACGTAGAGCTCTGTTCCTGAGCAGGGCAGGGCGCTCCTGATACTCTGCTCTacattcagggcaggaataagCCCCAGATCCCACCTGGGTGTCCCATGTTGTCCCAATACAGTCccggcagaagttatggccacacagcagggatacaggatcagtataaatgctcaggcagatggagcagctcagctcgtctATCAGATCAGCAGTCGCCATCactgaaatcaggaacaagaaatgaAACTAAAAGctcctctctgtctctctataaCCAGTGGAACAACTTTTATTTCCTCCTTTCACACAGGGTGGGGCAAATGTATTCTTTGTAGTTTAGAcacaactcccaacattttggaaataaaaagagggacaaaaaagttggcgtgcgtagcacagcaaatttttttgaccatgcctatttttgtgaccacaccccctaattaccatgttaattttacaaaatttggcaggttatgaaagtttgaacatatttctgtggttttttcatttattacagttttgcttatgaaggtgaatgTCACAAAACCGCCTCACTCATCCACACTttactcttgggtttggctacaaggggttacaatcagtctctcaatcaccttacacacaggttagactaacatcagacaccccaaaaacacaccaacacccacaaagttcattcgctgccaccatctatcattaataggcgatagaaacctaatgtgactattcccctgccctctttaacaggtaataactcacactacacaatacatcaaacaatctctcctatggtagttactcaGGGTAAGATTCTACTagtctaacaagcactccagcagccaaagggttaatctacattcaaacacactttcctgctagttgtactagttatccaacatacaaatcggcaactttccctttccacacatacgaagagttcatacacgtaggcacaagcattcatatgggcaatgagtttgtttagagcacaaggactaacgtatttaatgatatttaatatttaaaagaaacagtgcatatgtatagatataaaaatgatattacaaagatgacacatagttgcaaatacagtaaataaaataaaagggggtaaaaacacaaagaaaacccttactttaccaagttttgaagttgtcagtgtatttcctctgaggcacgagttggaagctggacatacaatccactgaaaaaatggagcctccttgtatgacaatgtgatattgggaatgtcacctttttatttcctgctgggacactcccctcattaccttatgcatgaggtaggagtgcccaggaacatgtcatttacgaccccctgcagggggtttgcaactctcaggcaatattccccaataCCCCTTAACATAAtatgggtacttgccagtacccagtactataataaaaacatgggcaggctgtgatccatatgtgggcaagaagaacaataccaaacactaataggttcccactttccagtcccccaggaaccagccctcctaacaggtgggtatagactggccctgtttggtattgttaggaagcatgtgacctcctcataaccaataggtaagttatgaggttgtgaatcctatgacacaggagatatggatactttcctataatccataattttctactagctatccccccctgctgctctaggtccacagctctgttctttgatcagccgatcaacagactggcccagcttccttgcccaaatggtggggctccagaccgtctcagatgacagatatggacgtcacctttccacagccccctggtgagatatacaataaagggtctctgtgtgagcctgagtAATTAcagtattaacttttaaaatgccagtgcaaggtggccctggcatgacagtgaaaagtatcttatctgctgctgtggctgttctgggcagaaactttgtttctttttctggctgttcagtgcagagaaaattgggactt
This region includes:
- the LOC108719013 gene encoding E3 ubiquitin-protein ligase TRIM7-like isoform X1; the encoded protein is MMATADLIDELSCSICLSIYTDPVSLLCGHNFCRDCIGTTWDTQVGSGAYSCPECRAEYQERPALLRNRALRNIAERFLPTETQPGETGIFCTYCVLSPVPAAKSCLLCEASLCDTHLRGHSKSAEHVLTQPTDSFMGRKCSVHNELLKYFCCEESVCICVSCYMVGEHRGHRVELLSEASEKKKEKLRKVLEKLRSEREETERGAQRLQERRREVAEKAAGETERVTALFRDIREQLEALEKQLLSDISRQKEKLSLPLTDLMEQLEIKKDELSRKIRHIEELCNMADPLTVLQEWESHGAADNEGGRERHDIKVPAVGDLDVDLISETLLTGLAAIVTGVKGRIYGQEATDLLLDINKPSNATDIVHKPLIVPGACTTQVRGKDSIVAEVPGLCASFNREQLTITKSKGAYFCNILQKMAKSAGDPTTSTFESNRYDPLYGQEATDLLLDINTAGNLVSVSGDRKSASYSLTDQCHPQTPERFQFPQTLSSRSFPSGRHYWEVEVSESGGWGVGVAYPSIERRGGQSCIGSNNKSWCLYRWYNKYSVKHDNKFTQLPHVPSCRRIRISLDYEAGRLSFYELSEPIRHLHTFTVTFTEPLHAAFWVGGYKTCVRIINWGTAQQETHSHSCP
- the LOC108719013 gene encoding E3 ubiquitin-protein ligase TRIM7-like isoform X2, producing the protein MATADLIDELSCSICLSIYTDPVSLLCGHNFCRDCIGTTWDTQVGSGAYSCPECRAEYQERPALLRNRALRNIAERFLPTETQPGETGIFCTYCVLSPVPAAKSCLLCEASLCDTHLRGHSKSAEHVLTQPTDSFMGRKCSVHNELLKYFCCEESVCICVSCYMVGEHRGHRVELLSEASEKKKEKLRKVLEKLRSEREETERGAQRLQERRREVAEKAAGETERVTALFRDIREQLEALEKQLLSDISRQKEKLSLPLTDLMEQLEIKKDELSRKIRHIEELCNMADPLTVLQEWESHGAADNEGGRERHDIKVPAVGDLDVDLISETLLTGLAAIVTGVKGRIYGQEATDLLLDINKPSNATDIVHKPLIVPGACTTQVRGKDSIVAEVPGLCASFNREQLTITKSKGAYFCNILQKMAKSAGDPTTSTFESNRYDPLYGQEATDLLLDINTAGNLVSVSGDRKSASYSLTDQCHPQTPERFQFPQTLSSRSFPSGRHYWEVEVSESGGWGVGVAYPSIERRGGQSCIGSNNKSWCLYRWYNKYSVKHDNKFTQLPHVPSCRRIRISLDYEAGRLSFYELSEPIRHLHTFTVTFTEPLHAAFWVGGYKTCVRIINWGTAQQETHSHSCP